Proteins from a single region of Segatella copri:
- a CDS encoding ribonuclease H — MTQDTYTYYVWIGGSCDYGHKERAGGAAVVIEHNGNIISCDVISDLHTTEFRMMLTLMVKVMQEIPESSDILFLTNAAYIQNFDKAPTAKSANPDLIVQCIKEKKRHNSVGVKIVQYHKSPLLIETHDRATEAMAKTRKEFHQKNKLITHL; from the coding sequence ATGACACAAGATACATATACATATTACGTTTGGATAGGTGGCTCATGTGATTATGGCCATAAAGAGCGAGCTGGTGGTGCTGCTGTTGTGATTGAGCATAACGGCAACATCATCAGCTGTGATGTAATCAGCGACCTACACACCACTGAGTTCCGCATGATGCTAACCCTTATGGTGAAGGTTATGCAGGAAATACCGGAAAGTTCCGACATTCTCTTCCTGACCAATGCCGCCTATATTCAGAACTTTGACAAGGCTCCAACGGCTAAATCAGCAAATCCGGACTTGATTGTCCAATGCATCAAGGAAAAGAAAAGGCACAACTCAGTTGGAGTCAAAATCGTGCAATATCACAAGAGTCCACTGCTGATAGAGACCCACGATAGGGCTACAGAAGCAATGGCTAAGACAAGGAAGGAGTTTCATCAGAAAAACAAATTGATAACACATTTGTAA
- a CDS encoding S41 family peptidase — MKKLIFSAALLSAALSASAEEHPLWMRYPAISPDGTAIAFAYKGDLYSVSVNGGEARQLTTHAAFDSHPVWSPDSKKIAFQSNREGSLDIFVIDAKGGAPTRLTTNSGSETPIAFADNDHVLYSASLQPTAQSIIFGDNTFPQVYKVSTKGGRPELFSTLTMEDISIAKNGDILYHDKKGYEDPWRKHQKSPIARDIWLKSNGKFAKQTTFAGEDRSPVWTSDEKSFFYLSEQDGTFNIYRRSLNSSSDKQITHHKGNPVRFLTASSADLLCYGYDGEIYTVKEGGEPQKVNISITTDNDTPSLVRQIKSWGATEISVSPDAKEVAFVMHGDVYVTSVEYTTTKRITDTPQQERNLSFSPDGRALVYAAERNGVWQIYQSKIKNEKEKNFTYATDIEEEQLVKTGITSQYPQYSPDGMEVAFFEDRAALRIVNLKSKEIRTVLDGKYVYSYSDGDIAFEWSPDSKWLLSTYIGNGGWNNQDIALVKADGKEVHNLTNSGYSDSNGKWVLDGKAMLFQSDRAGYRSHGSWGAEDDAYIMFFDLDAYNRFNMSKEEIELADANKDEKEKKEDEKKEEAKKKADEKQKKTGKIEVEKVKPLELDIENCRDRIVRLTANSSHMGDAVLSKDGDKLYYQAAFEDDYDLWQHDLKDGSTKLVMKGVGQGNLQTDKDVKNLFICNGSSIKKVDLSGFSTKDISFEANFNYKPAEERQYLFDHIWRQVKDKFYDPKLHGVDWEGYRKTYEKFLPYINNNFDFQEMLSEMLGELNASHTGARYYAGNSALATANLGVFFDPQYQGDGLKIQEIIKRGPFDVKNTGVTAGSIIESIDGEEIKAGMDYFPLLDGKVGKNVRLGIRNAKGKKMEVTVKAISQGKLNNLLYKRWVDRNRAFVDSISGGRIAYVHVKAMDSESFRTVYSELLSDKNRNRDAVIVDERHNGGGWLHDDLCTLLNGKQYQEFVPHGKVVGRDPFNKWVKPSCVMICENDYSNGHGFPWVYKELGIGKLIGAPVAGTMTAVWWETLMDNTLVFGIPQVGCRDMRGVFGENTQLNPDIEVYNSPEDFINGHDTQLERAVKEMMKK, encoded by the coding sequence ATGAAAAAGTTAATCTTTTCAGCAGCCCTGCTCTCAGCAGCACTCTCTGCCAGCGCAGAAGAACATCCGCTCTGGATGCGCTACCCAGCCATCTCGCCCGATGGCACTGCCATTGCCTTCGCTTATAAAGGCGACCTCTACAGTGTTTCTGTCAACGGCGGTGAAGCACGACAGCTCACAACTCATGCAGCCTTCGATTCGCACCCTGTATGGAGCCCTGACAGCAAGAAAATTGCCTTCCAGTCTAACCGCGAAGGAAGTCTCGACATCTTCGTAATCGATGCAAAAGGCGGTGCTCCTACCCGACTCACCACTAATAGCGGCAGCGAAACACCTATCGCCTTTGCAGACAACGACCATGTGCTCTACTCAGCCAGTCTGCAGCCTACAGCCCAGAGCATCATCTTCGGCGACAACACATTTCCACAAGTATATAAGGTAAGCACCAAGGGCGGAAGACCGGAACTCTTCTCTACCCTCACCATGGAGGATATCAGCATCGCCAAGAACGGCGACATTCTCTACCACGACAAAAAGGGATACGAAGACCCTTGGCGCAAACACCAGAAATCACCTATCGCACGCGACATCTGGCTGAAGAGCAACGGTAAGTTTGCCAAGCAGACTACCTTTGCCGGCGAAGACCGCTCGCCAGTATGGACATCAGACGAGAAATCATTCTTCTATCTGAGCGAGCAGGACGGCACATTCAATATCTACCGCCGCAGCCTCAACAGTTCAAGCGACAAGCAGATTACCCACCACAAAGGCAATCCGGTAAGATTCCTCACTGCATCCAGCGCCGACCTGCTCTGCTACGGATATGATGGCGAAATCTACACCGTGAAAGAAGGTGGAGAGCCTCAGAAGGTGAACATCTCCATTACAACAGATAATGACACTCCAAGCCTCGTACGTCAGATTAAAAGCTGGGGAGCTACAGAGATTTCCGTTTCGCCAGACGCCAAGGAAGTGGCTTTCGTGATGCATGGCGACGTATACGTAACTTCAGTAGAATACACCACTACCAAGCGCATTACCGACACACCGCAGCAGGAGCGCAACCTGAGTTTCTCGCCAGACGGCAGAGCCCTGGTCTATGCAGCCGAGCGCAACGGCGTATGGCAGATTTACCAGTCTAAGATCAAGAACGAGAAAGAGAAGAACTTCACCTACGCTACCGACATCGAGGAAGAGCAGCTGGTGAAAACAGGCATTACATCGCAGTATCCCCAATACTCTCCTGACGGCATGGAAGTGGCTTTCTTCGAAGACCGCGCTGCACTCCGCATCGTCAATCTGAAATCGAAGGAAATCCGCACCGTGCTCGACGGCAAATACGTCTACTCTTACAGCGATGGAGACATCGCTTTCGAATGGTCGCCAGACAGCAAATGGCTCCTTTCAACCTATATCGGCAACGGCGGCTGGAACAACCAGGATATTGCGCTGGTAAAGGCTGACGGCAAAGAGGTTCACAACCTGACCAATTCCGGCTACAGCGACAGCAACGGCAAATGGGTGCTCGACGGCAAGGCAATGCTCTTCCAGAGCGACAGAGCCGGCTACCGCAGTCATGGAAGCTGGGGAGCTGAAGACGATGCCTACATCATGTTCTTCGACCTGGACGCCTACAACCGCTTCAACATGAGCAAGGAAGAAATAGAACTGGCTGACGCCAACAAGGACGAAAAGGAGAAGAAGGAAGACGAGAAGAAGGAAGAGGCTAAAAAGAAGGCTGACGAAAAGCAGAAAAAGACCGGAAAGATAGAGGTGGAAAAAGTGAAGCCACTGGAGCTGGACATCGAAAACTGCCGCGACAGAATCGTACGCCTCACCGCAAACTCTTCGCACATGGGCGATGCTGTGCTCTCTAAAGACGGCGACAAGCTCTACTACCAGGCAGCCTTCGAGGATGATTACGACCTCTGGCAGCACGACCTGAAGGATGGCTCTACCAAGCTCGTGATGAAGGGCGTAGGACAGGGCAACCTGCAGACCGACAAGGATGTGAAGAACCTCTTTATCTGCAACGGAAGCAGCATCAAGAAGGTGGATCTGAGCGGATTCAGCACCAAGGACATCAGCTTTGAGGCTAACTTCAACTATAAGCCAGCCGAGGAGCGCCAGTATCTCTTCGACCACATATGGCGACAGGTGAAAGACAAGTTCTACGACCCTAAGCTTCATGGTGTTGACTGGGAAGGTTACCGCAAAACCTATGAGAAGTTCCTGCCTTACATCAACAACAATTTCGACTTTCAGGAGATGTTGAGCGAAATGCTTGGCGAGCTGAACGCTTCGCATACAGGAGCCCGCTACTACGCAGGCAACAGTGCGCTTGCCACCGCCAACCTGGGAGTATTCTTCGACCCTCAGTACCAGGGCGACGGCCTGAAGATTCAGGAGATTATCAAGCGTGGTCCTTTCGATGTGAAGAATACGGGCGTTACAGCCGGCAGCATCATCGAGAGCATCGACGGCGAGGAGATTAAAGCCGGAATGGACTACTTCCCATTGCTCGACGGAAAGGTTGGCAAGAATGTACGCCTCGGCATCAGAAACGCCAAGGGCAAGAAGATGGAGGTTACAGTGAAGGCTATCTCTCAGGGCAAACTCAACAACCTGCTCTACAAGCGATGGGTAGACCGCAACCGCGCTTTCGTTGACAGCATTTCGGGCGGACGCATCGCTTATGTTCACGTTAAGGCGATGGATTCGGAGAGTTTCCGCACCGTTTACAGCGAACTGCTGAGCGACAAGAATCGAAACAGAGACGCTGTAATCGTAGACGAGCGCCATAATGGTGGCGGCTGGTTACACGATGATCTATGCACCCTGCTCAACGGCAAGCAGTATCAGGAGTTTGTGCCTCACGGTAAGGTAGTTGGCCGCGATCCGTTCAACAAATGGGTGAAGCCATCTTGCGTTATGATCTGCGAGAACGATTACAGCAACGGCCACGGTTTCCCATGGGTTTACAAGGAACTCGGAATCGGCAAGCTGATCGGTGCTCCTGTAGCAGGAACCATGACAGCCGTATGGTGGGAAACGCTGATGGACAACACGCTGGTATTCGGTATTCCTCAGGTAGGCTGCCGCGACATGCGTGGCGTGTTCGGCGAGAACACCCAGCTGAACCCAGACATCGAGGTTTACAACAGTCCGGAAGATTTCATCAATGGCCATGATACCCAGCTCGAAAGAGCTGTAAAGGAAATGATGAAGAAATAA
- the ftsY gene encoding signal recognition particle-docking protein FtsY gives MGLFGLFSNKKKETLDKGLEKTKESVFGKLARAVAGKSTVDDDVLDDLEEVLITSDVGVETTVKIIRRIEERVARDKYVSTNELNRILREEIAILLSENHSDDLADWDLPADHKPYVILVVGVNGVGKTTTIGKLAYQFKKAGKKVMLGAADTFRAAAVEQICIWGERVGVPVVKQQMGSDPASVAFDTLQSAKANGADVVLIDTAGRLHNKVNLMNELKKIKEVMKKVMPEAPDEVMLVLDGSTGQNAFEQAKQFSAVTNISSLAITKLDGTAKGGVVIGISDQLKVPVKYIGLGEGMEDLQLFNKTEFVDSLFKN, from the coding sequence ATGGGATTATTCGGATTATTCAGCAACAAAAAGAAGGAAACTCTCGATAAGGGACTTGAAAAAACCAAGGAGAGTGTGTTTGGCAAACTGGCGCGCGCCGTTGCCGGAAAGTCTACCGTCGACGATGATGTGCTCGACGATCTCGAAGAGGTACTCATCACCTCAGATGTAGGTGTAGAAACCACTGTCAAGATTATCCGCCGCATCGAAGAACGTGTGGCCCGCGATAAATATGTTTCAACCAACGAGCTCAACCGCATTCTGCGCGAGGAAATCGCCATTCTCCTCTCCGAGAATCACAGCGATGACCTGGCAGACTGGGATCTCCCTGCCGACCATAAGCCTTACGTTATCCTCGTAGTAGGCGTAAACGGCGTGGGCAAGACAACCACCATCGGCAAGCTGGCTTACCAGTTTAAGAAGGCTGGCAAGAAGGTTATGCTGGGAGCTGCCGACACCTTCCGTGCCGCTGCCGTAGAGCAGATTTGCATCTGGGGCGAGCGCGTGGGTGTGCCTGTAGTGAAACAGCAGATGGGAAGCGACCCGGCAAGCGTGGCGTTCGACACCCTGCAGAGCGCCAAGGCAAACGGCGCCGACGTGGTGCTCATCGATACGGCAGGCCGACTGCACAACAAGGTGAACCTGATGAATGAGCTCAAGAAAATAAAGGAAGTGATGAAGAAGGTAATGCCTGAAGCACCAGACGAGGTAATGCTCGTGCTCGACGGAAGTACCGGACAGAATGCATTCGAGCAGGCTAAGCAGTTCTCTGCCGTTACCAACATCTCCTCGCTCGCCATCACCAAGCTCGACGGAACCGCTAAGGGCGGCGTTGTCATCGGCATCAGCGACCAGCTCAAGGTGCCTGTAAAATACATCGGACTGGGCGAAGGTATGGAAGATCTGCAGCTCTTCAACAAGACTGAATTCGTAGACTCGCTCTTTAAAAATTAG
- the rimO gene encoding 30S ribosomal protein S12 methylthiotransferase RimO: MKKNQIDIITLGCSKNLVDSELLMKQFEANGYHCVHDSKRPQGEIAVINTCGFIEDAKQESIDTILEFIQAKEEGRLRKLYVMGCLSQRYQKELEEEMPEVDKFYGKFNYKQLLQELGKAEVSSCNGQRHLTTPRHYAYIKIAEGCNRHCAYCAIPIITGKHVSRPKEEILQEVRELVAEGVKEFQIIAQELTYYGVDIDGKHHITELISEMADIPGVKWIRLHYAYPNQFPMDLLDVMREKPNVCKYLDIALQHISDHMLTSMHRHVTKQETINLLKVIRERVPGIHIRTTLMVGFPGETDEDFHELLDFVREQRFERMGAFSYSEEEGTYSATHYEDNVPAEVKQRRLDELMILQQDISSEVEADKVGKTMTVIIDRKEGDYYIGRTEFCSPEVDPEVLIRADEKRLRVGSFYQVEITASEEFDLYGKVVK; the protein is encoded by the coding sequence ATGAAGAAAAATCAGATAGATATTATTACCCTGGGCTGCTCGAAGAATCTCGTAGACAGCGAGTTGCTGATGAAGCAGTTTGAGGCAAACGGCTACCATTGCGTTCACGATTCCAAGCGCCCTCAGGGCGAGATAGCCGTCATCAATACGTGCGGATTCATCGAGGATGCAAAGCAGGAAAGCATCGACACCATCCTGGAGTTTATCCAGGCTAAGGAAGAAGGCCGACTCAGAAAACTCTACGTAATGGGCTGCCTCTCGCAGCGCTATCAGAAGGAACTGGAAGAAGAAATGCCCGAAGTGGATAAGTTCTACGGCAAATTCAACTACAAGCAGCTTCTGCAGGAACTCGGCAAGGCGGAAGTTTCATCCTGCAACGGCCAGCGTCATCTCACCACTCCGCGCCATTATGCCTACATCAAGATAGCTGAGGGCTGCAACCGCCACTGTGCCTACTGCGCCATTCCTATCATCACCGGCAAGCACGTTTCCCGTCCTAAGGAAGAGATTCTGCAGGAGGTGCGCGAACTGGTGGCAGAAGGCGTGAAGGAGTTTCAGATTATCGCTCAGGAACTCACCTACTACGGTGTAGATATTGACGGCAAGCATCATATTACCGAACTCATCAGCGAGATGGCTGATATTCCGGGCGTGAAATGGATTCGCCTGCATTATGCTTATCCAAATCAGTTCCCTATGGATCTTCTGGACGTGATGCGCGAGAAGCCAAACGTATGCAAATATCTCGACATTGCCCTCCAGCACATCAGCGACCACATGCTCACCAGCATGCATCGCCACGTAACGAAGCAGGAAACCATCAATCTGCTGAAGGTCATCCGCGAACGCGTGCCAGGCATTCACATTCGCACTACGCTGATGGTTGGTTTCCCAGGTGAGACAGATGAGGATTTCCACGAGCTCCTTGACTTCGTACGCGAACAGAGATTTGAGCGCATGGGCGCCTTTTCCTACTCTGAGGAAGAAGGAACCTACAGTGCCACCCACTACGAAGACAATGTGCCTGCCGAAGTAAAACAGCGCCGACTGGACGAACTGATGATTCTGCAGCAAGACATCAGCTCTGAGGTTGAGGCTGATAAGGTGGGCAAAACCATGACCGTTATCATCGACCGCAAGGAAGGCGATTACTACATCGGACGAACAGAGTTCTGTTCTCCTGAAGTAGACCCAGAGGTTCTGATCCGTGCCGATGAGAAGCGTCTGCGCGTGGGTAGTTTCTATCAGGTAGAAATTACTGCAAGCGAGGAATTTGACCTCTATGGCAAGGTGGTGAAATAA
- a CDS encoding HU family DNA-binding protein, translating into MNNKEYIAELAQQTGYSQEDTQKLVRKAIDAMIAEFEDGEAVSIPNFGTFEVKKRMERVVVNPTTKKRQLVPPKLVLGFRPVASVKEKLKNGGDEQ; encoded by the coding sequence ATGAACAATAAGGAATACATCGCTGAACTGGCTCAGCAAACCGGCTATTCGCAGGAAGACACCCAGAAGTTGGTGCGCAAGGCGATAGACGCTATGATTGCCGAGTTTGAGGATGGAGAAGCTGTCTCTATCCCCAATTTTGGCACCTTCGAAGTGAAGAAGCGCATGGAGCGAGTGGTGGTTAATCCTACTACCAAGAAGCGCCAGCTGGTGCCGCCTAAGTTGGTGTTGGGTTTCCGACCGGTTGCCTCGGTCAAGGAAAAACTAAAGAATGGAGGGGATGAGCAATGA